One Pyrus communis chromosome 13, drPyrComm1.1, whole genome shotgun sequence genomic window carries:
- the LOC137713790 gene encoding MYB-like transcription factor 4, which yields MRKPCCEKKKTNKGAWSKQEDKKLTEFVEKNGEGSWRSLPLAAGLLRCGKSCRLRWVNYLRPNLKRGNFGEDEEDLIIKLHALLGNRWSLIAGRLPGRTDNEVKNYWNTHLRRKLIQMGVDPNNHRIGHTQNIGLSKSSFGSRKVNHPCKAANSQGDNDSDDHQKPFTDSASGPESNTSCSDLPDLNLDLTIGLPS from the exons ATGAGGAAACCTTGCTGTGAGAAGAAAAAGACGAACAAAGGAGCATGGTCGAAGCAAGAAGATAAGAAGCTCACtgaatttgttgaaaaaaatggcgAAGGAAGCTGGCGCTCCCTTCCACTTGCTGCAG GCTTGCTCCGTTGTGGAAAGAGTTGTAGATTAAGATGGGTAAATTATCTAAGGCCAAACTTGAAACGTGGCAACTTtggtgaagatgaagaagaccTAATCATCAAGCTCCATGCACTTCTTGGAAACAG GTGGTCGCTAATCGCTGGAAGATTGCCGGGAAGAACTGATAATGAAGTAAAGAATTACTGGAACACGCATCTAAGGAGAAAACTAATACAAATGGGAGTTGACCCCAATAACCATCGCATAGGACACACACAGAATATTGGCCtttcaaaatcatcatttggCTCCAGAAAAGTAAATCATCCATGTAAAGCAGCGAATTCTCAAGGGGACAACGACTCTGATGATCATCAGAAACCATTTACAGATTCTGCAAGTGGCCCGGAAAGCAACACAAGCTGCAGTGATTTGCCTGACCTAAATCTTGATCTCACAATAGGCCTTCCAAGTTAA